The following is a genomic window from Nicotiana tabacum cultivar K326 chromosome 3, ASM71507v2, whole genome shotgun sequence.
TTTGGCAATAGTATCCAAGCTGCTGCATGAAGGGGAAATGAAGAAGCTAACTCTGGAAAACGAAGCCCTCAAAGCTGAGATCCAGAAAATgagaatagctgctagaaacccggaaagaagccgagTAGATGAAATGCTTATAAGTGGCCTGAGAAAGAAAGTACTCGAGTGTCAAGATGACCAAGAAAAAACTGAGGCCAGACTAGCAAAAGTCCGAGCACAATTGGCAAAGAATGCAGAAGGGCGGGCAGagtttgtgcaacaaatgaaaagaaaatatgaggggGCAATCACCAATCTGAAGAGAAAGCTAACTACCCTTTAAAATGAGGCGGCCAAACGAGCTAGGAACTTTAAATCTGACAGAGAATATTGTTGTGCtttgatggctcagatggaggaagaaACGCAACAGCTGCAGAATCAAAATCATCATGACACGCAAGTGGTAGAAGCTAGGAATCAGCAAATCGGGCGCCTGCTTCAAGAAAAGGGTATTATCCAAAAGAGGGTTAGAGTCATTGccgactacatcgtcatgaaatgCCATGCATGTGAGGACATGACTCAAACCACTTTCTTCGTTGCAGTAATGACATTTGTCCACCaaataatgagtgatttggagcgacTTCAAGGGGATCTCGCACATAGGCCTGTggcaagaccgaatgatgtcccacgggccccaggagtcgaagtatttatgtactcatgattttttatttatcGAGTCTGTATTTCAATTTTTAGTTTAACGTGTATTTTGAATCCGTTTGTAgttttaaaattccaagaaatgaGTAGTTTGAAGTCTTTTTTAATAGAAAAGTTTAGgagttttattaattaaaattgaaaattcccaaaaaattgttcctttattttttgcattttcttgaactacgtaatgatctaattcacgtggcgtcgtgatacgtaggaaATCCTCATCAGATCCGGTCATGATTTTTGtaaatgactcaaataagagaggGATATGAAAAGaaagaacttaaagaaaaaacaaccaaaaaagccaaagaaaaacaaaaaaagggcaAGGAAAGAGAGGAAATGAAAGTGCGGAAAATGGGAATAGAAGCACAAAAGGCCAaagtggaaagaaaagaaaattagggAAAGTAAGTAAAAGCCAGGATGAAACATGTAACCGTTACGAAACATGTAAAAACACATTTAACTATATAGGGgcatcacaccccaacgtgtgattacctatgtgttaattgcttcaaactGACTGGTTTGTTGTCTACTGTTAAGTCCAGGTTCTatagtaaggtggttggttttgtggtagtcttGCTTCAAATCCATACTTCACGAGGTAGAAAGGAAGCATTGAAATGTTTTCGGAAATTCctctgccaacagttcctatGCCGGAGGATAGTTCGATCTCGGccatcccaacttctgagtcagcaacTACTAAGGAAAATAGGATtctgcgtctccgcatgatggaaatgtgggacgcctgggcaAACAGAAAAGAACCACCAAATGCAATACCCGGATTCCCTAAGCTGTTTCCCAGGGCAAttgggacctccaacatccccataagttatccaaataccccactgggatatCCTACCATTTCCGCCCACTTTGCAGGAACACCTTCTAAGGCTCGCCCTGGGTGTTAATTTTAGGTGCGGTTTCAAACAGTCACTGCGCCATCTTGTTCAGCTATAGCACAACCTACTCTACCCAGCCCTAGCTTTGATCCAACATCTTTCACCTTTCAAGTACCATCTTTCCTAATGGAACCAACTCAGTTCACTACTAATTCCTACCCTCAGCAACCCCGATACGGGTTTACAGTAGGGAAGGAGAACACCACAAAAAACCCTGAACAAGAGGAGATTACCAGAAATATGAGGAGCATGGAGCAAAGTCTCAAAAATATACTGAGTCTGAGTGGGCAAAAGAGTGTATCTTATGCTGACCTGTGCATATTCCCGCACGTACATCTACCCTTGGTTTCAAAACCCCGACGTTTGAAAAATATGACAGGCATGGGGATCCTATtgctcacctcaaaaggtactgcaaccaaaTACAGGGAGCGGGCGGAAAAGAGGAACTTCTCATGGCCTACTTTGGAGAGAGTTTGGTCGGCATCgcttcagaatggtatatggatcaggatatATCTCGTTGGCATATCTGGGATGACCTGGCTCGGGACTTTGTCAGGCAGCTTCAATATGACATCAACATCGCCCCTAACAGGAATTCATtgacaaatctaaagaagaaatccTCGAAGAGCTTCCGAgagtatgctgtcaaatggcgcaaACAAGTGGCCAGAGTCAAGCCTCTACTAGATGGTTAGTGTCTTtcttcaagcccaagaggctgattattatcaaaacatgatgtctgcgaTGGGGAAGCCACTTTCCGAAGCCatcaaaatcggtgaaatggttgaaaatgggttgaaaacaaGGCGAATCTTGAGTCAGTCTACTATAAGGGCTACCTCCCAAGCAATCCAAGGCGGGTCTGGAGGAGTATCAAACCAAacgaagaaggaagaagaagcaATGGCAACTTCAAGTGCAAGAAAACCCCGTCCACCCAGACCTCATTTCTCTGAAAGAaacccacaacactactatccccatCAAGATGTGGCCTATCCTATGGATCCTCAGCCATATGCAGTGATGAATGCACAATAATAAGTTAGGCCACAACAATGATTCAATCAAACGCGAGCTTCACTTCCCaaaaataaacctcctcaccaatctcagtataatccccaacctccacaaaataatttcccTTACAACGCACGTGCACGGGAGCTGCCAAGGAAAACAAACTTCACACCCATTGGTGAGTCATATTCTAGCCTTTTCCCCaaattggtccaaatgggtttgttgcaaCCCGTACCCCCCAATAGGCAAAACCCAGAGTCACCTTCTTACCAACCTAGCACCCGgtgtgcctatcattcaggggcagaAGGGCATAGTACAGATAATTGTTGGACCTTGAAAAGGGTTATGGAAGATCTGATAGAACAAAAGAgaatagtgctaagggatgaagatgttcctaatgtaaccaacaatccattattggcccacaacaacgggccggttATTGGAGTGATTTGTGAAGATAGAGAGTTTGACCCAGCTCTAAAAGCCATCATTGCCATAGTCGATGTGGAAAGGAAACCAAAGGTTGTCACAAAACAAGACGAAGGGGAGAGGAAGAGTAAACCTACCCCTCAGAGTacgaaaaagaaagaggaaactaaagttGGGACAGCGCCCTCGAAAGATGTCGTTTTCTGTCCCCTGAGGCCAAAAGAAAGAACAGATGTCATTGAGTCCTCATAGAAGGTTTGAGCTAAACAAGGGTGCCAAAATGTATGTGCCCAAAGTGACTTACGTGGTACGGGGGCCAATAATtccaccaaggctgaatgagcccgtggttattggccgCGCACTTCAAAGCCCCGTGATAGATATCACTATCGTTCCATGGAACTATAAAAAAGCGGTAATAACCTACAAAGGCAAAGAGATATTGGCAGAAGTTAAGGAAAATTACCCGGCTGAGAAGTACCTCATTCTGGAGGAAGTGAATAAGGCCACTAAGAAGCCagtgagtgttgaagaagaagaagaagctttctTCTAGAAAATGAAAATGGCAGACTACAAGATAATCGACCAGCTCTAAAAGTCTCCTGTTCAAGTCTCTTTGTTGTCTTTGCTAATGTATTTAACTGAACATCAAAAAGTGTTGATCAAAACTCttaatgaagcatacgtacccaTTAAAACCATTGTAGAACAGTTGAGAGGATGGCGGAGAGGTTCTTTGCAGACAagcaaatctctttcagcaagaatgatttgccCTCGGAAGGGGCCGCTCACAACAAAGCCCTTCACCTGACAGTTAAATGTGAGGGGTATTATGTGAAAAGGGTCATGCTAGATGGTGGTTCTGGGGTGGATATTTGCCCTCTCTCAACTCTGCAGCAGATGGAAATCGGTACTGAGAGAATCAGACCCAACAATGTATGTGTGCGTGTCTTTGACGGCATAACGAGAGATAAAATAGGGGAGATTGATCTGATCCTGACTATCAGTCCGGTGGACTTCGAGGTAACCTTTCAGGTCTTGGACATGGATACTTCCTATAAATTCCTCTTGGGAAGACCGTGGATTCACGCAATAGGAGTTGtgccttctactctccaccaaatggtgaTATTCGAACATGAAGATCAGGAGATTATAGTTCACGGGGAAGATGAGCAATCGATTTATCGGGACCCGTCAGTCCCTTGTCTTGAAGCTAGAGAAAGAAGTGAACACATAGTCTATCAGGCTTTTAAGATTGTGGTTGCAGACcaatgtgaagaaggaaaccCCATCAATTATGATTTCCAAagaaatgatcaggcatggttaCAAACCCAGGAAGGGGCTCGAGAAGTCATTGCAAGTAATCGTCGAATCTATCACTTTAGCTGCTAGTGAGAAGTTCTTTGAGGTAGGTTTCCAACCCACATTGGCTGATGGAAAATGAGAGGATGAAAGAAAGAACAATGGTTGGGTCTTGTCTCAGCCGATTCCGCATCTTTATAGGACATTTGTCAAGCCTAAATACAATAAAGAATAggaagatgaggccttcacggcgagaaaattgaagaaatatgtgGGGCTAGGAGGCAGATGttgtatgaaacccacatggtccaaCCAGGGGAAGGCTCAAGCATAGCTGAGGTGTTATACATAGGACCCAGTGCCAAActgcaaaattggaaggctactccattcccaatcaggtgggaatcccggtagtccagtATTACCACTTTTTCTACATCgtgagttatttcagggtgtaactcggatgttttctttagttcCCTATCTTTAATTTCTAATGTAAACCCtattatcttcaaattcaatgaaatgaaatcaatatttcatcgttcatctctctactctttctgatttttgttattttttctctcttatttttttctttcagttctaataatgcggctttaaataacatgacatgcttacGAACTTCATGCTCATATCCAAACACgttgtctaactgtgaaataattgaaccaagaaccggaatatgatgaagaagaggcttttagggaaataaatcgagaattggaataatttgagaataaacctaagccgaacttaaatgatactgaTCCGGTTAATTTGGATAGTTCTGAAGAAGTCAGGGAAAtgaaaataagcattcacacagatgaaaaAACCCGGGACGCATTGATTCAACTCTTGTTTAAAtacaaagatgtgtttgcttggtcatatgatgacatgccaggactaagtgttgatatggtggttcataagttgccaaattaccccgattatccccctgtccagcaaaagcaaagaaagtttaaaacagATATTAGTGACAAAATTAACGAGGTCTCAAAACAATTGAAAgcgggggtgatccgagtggttcgatacagcaaaatggttagccaatgtagttccagtgccaaagaaggatggaaaactCAAGTGTGTATGGATTAtagagatctgaacaaagcaagtcctaaggataatttcgctttgccgaacatccacatccttgttgataactgcgccaaatatgagatacagtccttcgtggattgttacacaggatatcaccaggtgttaATGGATGAAGATGATGCATAAAAGACAACTTTTACCACACCCTAGGGCACGTACTGTTATAGagtcatgccttttggtctgaAGAACACCGGgacaacctacatgagggccatgactgccattttttaTGAAATGgtgcaccaagagatagaggtgtatgtggacgacgttaTCATCAAGTCCAGGACCAGGATGACCATGTTCGGGATTTGAGAAATTTCTTTGAGCGGCTGCGTAAATATGAtctgaagctaaacccagccaaatgtgcatttagGGTTCCATCTGGCAAACacttgggattcatagtcaagAGGGGCATTAagttagacccaacaaagataaagtccatttgagacctgcctcctccaagaaccacGAAAGATGTTATAACCTTgctgggaagattgaactacatcagccgattcattgccCAGTTGATGTCtacatgtgaacccatcttcaagctgttaaagaaagatgcagcAATTAAAAGGACAGACGAGTGCCAAGAAGCTTTTGgcaaaatcaaagaatacttgtCGAACCCGCTAGTCTTCGTCCCACTTGAACTAGAAAAGTCTTTGTTCTTGTATTTGAtggtcttggagaattcttttggatatgtcctcgggcaacatgacgtgACCAAGAAGAAAGAACAAGCAATCTACTATCtgagcaaaaagttcacaagttatgaagccaaatataccctgttggaaagaacttgttgcgccctaacttggttcgctcagaagcttaggcattacttgttggcctACACCACTTATCTCATCACCCAGTTAGACCCTTTGAAATACATATTACAGAAACcaatgcccacagggaggttagaaaaatggcagatcttgctcactgaatttgacatagtctacgtcatccgcacggcaatgaaagcccaggctttAGCAGATCATTTGGTTGAAAACCTGGTTAATGATGAATACCAGCCTTTGAGCACCTACTTcccggatgaagaggtaaattcagttgagATAGCATTAGAAGACACCCATGCCtggaaaatattctttgatggagCCATTAATacaaaaggtgttggaattggggcaatcttgatctcacccaccgGTCAACATTATCCAGCCACAGCCCGGCTTcgatttttcttcacaaacaacattgtcgagtatgaagcctgcattatagGTATGAATATGGCAATCGACCAAAACGTTGAAGAAttattaatcatgggagattcaaaTCTGATTATACGGCAAGCCCAAGGAGAATGTGAGACTCGAGATGTCAAACTTATTCCCTACATGCAACATGAGGAAGATATTAGCAGGcaattcaagtcaatagagtttaGGTACATCCCTTATTATCATAATGAACTGGCCGATGCACTTGCTATTTTGGCTTCGATGCTGCCATACCCAGGCAATGCCCATATTGATCCATTAGAAATCCAAATCCGGGAAAGGCACGGTTACTATAATACGGTTGAGGCAGAACCGAatattcagccatggtatcacGATATCAAAagatttctgaaaactaaagaataccacgagcaagccagtggagaccaaaagagaaccattagacggaatgcaagtggtttcttcttgagcggtgATGTCTTGTATAAAAGGATTCCggatctcaacttgttaagatgtgttgacgccgaagagGCTAGAAGGATCATGTATGAAGTGCGTGCAGGACtatgcggaccccacatgaacatGTATGTTCTggaaaagaaaatcctccgagcggttattactggatgactatggaaaaagacTGCTTCAGTTTCGTCCGAAAATGTCAccaatgtcaggtgcacggtgatttgattcatgcactgcctacagaactgcatcccatgttagcaccttggccatttgtttcctggggcatggacgtcatttgGCCGATTGAGCCGAAAGattcaaatggacatagattcatattggtcgctatcgactacttcacaaagtgggttgaagcaattactctcaagtctgtcaccaagaaagctgtagtagACTTCGTGCATTCCAACCTTATCTGCCATTTCGGTATTCCTACAACTATCATTACGGATAAATGCtgcaaatttgaatagtcatttgatgagggagatatgtgaacaattcaagataacacatcgGAACTTTACTCATTATTGTCCCAAAGCCAATGGTGTCGTCGAAGCAGCAaaaaagaacatcaaaaagatgttgataaagatgattcaaagttctaggCATTGACATGAAAGGTTACCATTTGCactgttggggtatcgcactactgtACGCACATCGGTAGGAGCAACCCCgtaccttttggtttatggcactaaagccgtaatacccgcggaagttgaaatcacTTCTCTctgaatcattgttgaagctgaaattgaagatagtgagtgggtcaaaacccatttggaacAGTTAACCCTAATCGACGAAAAGCGGATGACAGCAGTCTGCCACGGggagttgtatcaacaaagaatagCGCGTGACTAcgacaagaaagtgcggcctagaaactttgaagtggggAAACTCGTCTTAAGGCATATTCTCCCCCATCATCAGGAagtaaaaggaaaatttgctccaaactGGAAAGACCCATGCATTatcagaaaattgttgccaaaagggGCATTGTATCTGGGAGACATTAGAGGAAATGACCCTACAACAGttgtaaatgcagatgcagtcaaaaggtactctGTCTAATCCTTCTGCAGCAATAACATTATccgattggaatgacgaaggctttttattctcgctaccccaaacacaCCAATACTTTGTTAACCCTTTGAGCtggttacctttctttcattaccctctttggaactcgaAGACGTttgtaaaaaaaaagaatgatatataaaaaaatgaaaaaaaatgaaaaacaaaaaaaacaaaatgtttttcctgaactacgttcgacttgattccgaaaggatatgtaggcagcatCTCTCTGGGGTTCGGTcacacaaaaacaaaaatccaagtTCCCCtgaaagtgaaactggggcagatgttataatggttcggcgatgatcccgcctgaacaggtccaaagttgtaatttgatccaaatcctttttacccaaaccttgtttAAGTTCTTTTGATCAATCGGCAAATGgtgttcaaaatcagagaatGTAGTTTGTTTGGATCTGGTAcaatcaagatgagagaaataaattgAGAAAGTCTTATTAGGGAAAACctacgggcaccgtaaggtgatggtgagcagagaaaataaaaaacaagagagtattgttagtgaaaactcgtaaagagcactataaggtgacggagagaagagaaatgagagaaatTGATTGGCGAAAACCCGAAAAGGGCGTTGTTGATCGAAAAGAAGTAGACCCTCACCACCATTGGCACTGAAAGAGTCCTGGAAAGGTTTCTCGGTTTTAAAACATGGTCGCAATGGGTTTATGATGAGTTGGATAGTTGTGCACATCAGccatccagtccaagaagcatgtcatgtctatcgAAGTCTACACgcaccccagataagtccttctttcttccCCGAAATGGACACTTCTCCTTAAATTCACtttcttgtcctttgtttacttttctttgaatccctttcggtctaacaaTGTtctgaaactaatacaaagaaaaagtGGCAAGATTGTTTTTTACAGGTTTCTGCTTAATAAAAGCCAAGTCCAAAGAAAAGTACCCAGTCTCGACGGTAGCGTCAAATCGATCCCGACTGACCATGATGATCGACGCTCCGAAATcagaattattgaaaatgaaaaaagaatccAAAGTCGAAAGCCGCTAGAGGTAGAATAAGGTGAAAGGGCCAAAATCCCCACATGGTTGAACCGTCATCTGGAAGGTTTTGAAAGTTGAGTTCCTCGGTCTTAGGAGAGAGATCAATCTTCAAAAAAGCCAGCGAACAGCAGAGGTTATCAccaaaagagttgggccgagatcaagtgattgaagcaatcaaggccacaaaactaaccaccgtttcaaactaacaattgttcattgtttgaaatcatgaaacaggtgcaatccaaagaaACTTTGCAAGAAGCAAGTGCAACCAAACAGAAACtgcgcaagggctagaaacaACTTTGCGGCAAAAATCAATCCAAATGGGAAGTCTCCTctaaattctttcctgcatttttgctcattttcttcaataaagaaaaaaaagaaatgaaaagaagaacaagaaaaattcaaaatcatggtagcatagggtCTTCAATCTCAAGCTAcgtcctttccaacatagggttccattccctagtcattgccagcataacctgataaTTTTTTCCCACATAGGGTCTCATTCCCTAactgccagcataacctggtagtctTTTTCATTATAGGGTTCCACTCCCTGGTtgatccccagcataacaagaggacctttttcttttccggcataacccgatgatttttcCCAGCATatcccgtggacctccccggcataacccgaggacctttttcttttccagcataacccgatgatttttttcggcataacccgaggacatttttctttttcggcataacccgatgacctttcccggcataacccgtggacctctcctGCATAACTCGGggacctttttctcttttttggtaTAAGCctatgactttcccggcataacccgaggaccttttctttttttcggcataacccgatgacttttccgacataacccgtggacctctccaTTATAACTCGACGGCGTTTttctcttttccggcataacccgatgacttttccggcataacctgtgaacctcccggcataacccgtggacctttttctcctttccggcataacccgatgactttcccgacataaaccgtggacctccccggcataacccgaggaccttttcttttttcaggcataacccgatgactttcttggcataacccgtggacctccccgtcataacccgaggacctttttctcttttccggcataacccaatgactttcccggcataacccgtggacctacctggcataacccgaggacctttttctcttttccagcataacccgatgactttttcggcataacccgtggacctccccggcataactcgaggaccttttcttttttccAGCATAACCGGGTGAccattcccggcataacccgtggacctcccagCATAACCTAAggatctttttctcttttctggcataaccaGATGActttcccggtataacccgaggaCCTCCCCGGCATACCCCCAGGACCCTTTtctcttttccagcataacccgatgactttcccgacataacccgtagacctccccagcataacctgaggaccttttTCGCTTTTCCAGCATAACCAGTGGACCTCCCctgcataacccgaggacctttttattgttttcggcataacccaataactttcctggcataacccgtggacctctccggcataacccgaggacctttttcggcataacctgGTCATCTTTCTAGCATAACTTGGCAATCCTTCAAATTTAGGGCTTCATTCCCTACTCTCGTgctcccaaggatacacaatcctgatttcAATGAAGAAATAGGTTAGATTTTTGTTgcaaataactcacaaaattttcctagtgaaaactgaagtagaaaagttttgttttttttggtgTCCAAGCAGGTTTGAattcgaggcacagggttcgagacgaccaaaacaatgagtctcaatccacagtgaagaaaagaagaaaaagaacaaaaaaatgaaCTCAAAATGCTGATATGGAGAGGGGtgtggactgctcaagatatgattgaagtcacaggTTTCGCGTGTCCCACCTTGATCCAAAGCTGAAGAATGAAACAGCGGTTAGAGCCgatgagcatcaagattcagatcaaagTCTACAgcaagaaccagccaagacttaAGATCAAActtcaagagatttatagatacgaatattgtaactcgtagctgataggatTAGCTagcttagctttttattttttattttgatataataagGAGTTTAgcaagcagtagcaacaacaacaacaacaacaatagtgaaatcacagcttcgaggtagtcccagctaccaaaacttcttgaactacactaacctgattcttttatagccaaggatatgtaggcaacctttgaagcaaggttcggtcagactctTTTAAAcatgcttctcatggagtgtcaaacgggcaaaatccctcataattgctcattttatctttgcccaaaaatccttcgtgtctccga
Proteins encoded in this region:
- the LOC142178494 gene encoding uncharacterized protein LOC142178494, whose product is MKAQALADHLVENLVNDEYQPLSTYFPDEEVNSVEIALEDTHAWKIFFDGAINTKGVGIGAILISPTGQHYPATARLRFFFTNNIVEYEACIIGMNMAIDQNVEELLIMGDSNLIIRQAQGECETRDVKLIPYMQHEEDISRQFKSIEFRYIPYYHNELADALAILASMLPYPGNAHIDPLEIQIRERHGYYNTLTLIDEKRMTAVCHGELYQQRIARDYDKKVRPRNFEVGKLVLRHILPHHQEVKGKFAPNWKDPCIIRKLLPKGALYLGDIRGNDPTTVVNADAVKRYSV